The genomic window GTTAATCTACATCTGCTTAAATTTAGAGATAACAGTATGTGCCATGCCATTTCAATGGTTAAATCTGGAAATGCTCATTACGCTTTAAGTGCTGGAAATACAGCAGCGTATGTGTCTTACGCAATATCTGAACTTGGGTTGATGTCAAAAATAGAAAGACCAATTATTGCAATTCTCCTACCAAACATAAATGGAACATTTACTGTTTTTGCAGACGCTGGTGCTAACGTAAATTCAAAACCTGCCCATATATTACAAGCAGCAAAAATGAGTGCTCTTTTTTCTTCAAATGTATTTGAAGTTAAAAATCCGAGGGTCGCTCTGCTTAACATAGGGTCAGAATCTACTAAAGGAGACGAATTGAGAAAAACGTCCTACAATCTTCTTGATAAAGACCCAGATATAAATTTTAATGGAAATATTGAAGGACAAGAACTTTTTATGGGTAAGGCAGATGTTGTAATTACAGACGGATTTACAGGTAATGTAGTTTTGAAAGTTACAGAAGGTACAACAAGGTCTTTTAAAGCGATGCTTTTAAGAGAAATAAGAAAGACCATGGTAGGTAAAGTGGGGGGGTTTTTATTAAAAAATACTTTTACTAATTTTGTCAAAAAGATAGATTATGCTGAATATGGTGGAGGAATTCTGCTTGGTGTTAATGGTGTTGTTGTTGTAAGTCACGGCCGTTCTTCTCCGAGGGCTATATTTAGTGCAATGAAACTTGGGAAAAAGGTAGTTGAATCTGATTTGATGTCACACCTTAAAACCATTGGAGATGAAGAGCAAAATGACTAATGTTTCAATTATTGGCACAGGTTCTTTTTTACCTGAGGATACCCTGAATAATAGAGATATGGAGGTTATGGTTGATACAACAGACGAGTGGATTTTGACAAGGACAGGTATTCGGGAGAGAAGAATTTGTCCCAGAAATATGGCGACATCTGACCTTGGGTATAGGGCTTCTCTACTTGCTTGTGAAGATGCTTCGATCTCTCCGAGTGAAATAGATTTTATTATTGTAGCAACGGTTACTCCTGATAAGTTTTTTCCTTCAACTGCTTGTTTGATACAATCTAAACTTGGGATTAAAAATATACCTGTTTTTGATTTATCGGCTGCTTGTACTGGCTTTATTTATGCATTAGAGACAGCAAGAAATTTTATTTCCTGTAAAACATATAAAACCGGTCTTGTTGTTGCTAACGAATGTATGAGCCGTCTTACAGATTATACAGATAGAAGTATTTGTGTACTTTTAGGGGATGGAGCAGGAGCGGCAATAGTAAGGGCATCTGATGAGCCGGGTTTACTTGGTTCTTATCTTGGAGCAGATGGCAGTTATGAAGAGATGCTTCATGCACCTGCTGGTGGGAGTTTTCTTCCTGCCTCTTTTGATACTATTGAAAATCATTTACATTATATGAAGATGGAAGGTTCTGCTCTTTTTAAGATAGCGATACAGTCTATGAGTGAATCTGTTAATAAGATTCTTGATGCCCATAATTTGAAAAAAGATGACTTGAAAATAGTAGTTCCTCATCAAGCTAATATGAGAATAATCCAAGGGGTAGCTCGAAGTCTTGGTATGCCTGCTGAAAAGTTTTTTGTAAATATTGAAAAATACGGCAATATGTCTGCTGCCTGTATTCCAATAGCTCTTGACGAGGCTGGTCGTAGCGGTTTTCTAAAAAAAGGAGATCTAATAGTTACTGTTGCTTTTGGTGGAGGTCTTACATGGGGGGCAAATCTTATAAAATGGACAAAATAAAAAATTTAACTGTCGTTTTTCCTGGACAAGCATCCCAATATGTTGGGATGGGGAAAGAATTTATTGAGTCGGTACCAGAGTGTGCTGATATTATTAGAGAAGGCGAAAAGATAACGGCTCTTCCGCTTCTTGATAAAATTATGAACGGACCCTTAGAAGAGTTAACAAGAACCCTTATATGTCAACCTGCTGTTTTTGGTGTAAGTATGGTCTGTTGGCATATATTGAAAAAGAATGGCTTTACTCCTTCGGCTGTTGCTGGGCACAGTCTTGGAGAGTATTCTGCTCTTGTTGCTTCGGGTGTGTTAACTTTGAGTGAAGGGTTTTATATTGTTAAAAAAAGAGCTCATATTATGGATGAAATTTCTGGCAAGGTTGATGGGTCACTTATGGCAGTTTTAGGGATGAAACTGCCTGATGTTGAAGATGTGTTGAAAGAATTCCCTGATATAGAGGTATCAAACCATAATTCTGATTCTCAAATTGTTGTAGGAGGAAAAAAAGAAGCGCTTGAAAAACTTAACTTATATCTTAAACAGAAAAGAATTAAAGGTATTATGCTTAATGTTAGCGGCCCTTTTCACACTTCTCTTATGAAAAAGGCTGGAGAACTAATTTCTGTAGAGTTAGATAAACTCGATTTCAAAGATCCTAAAATACCATTATATTTAAACTATTCTGGAGAAGAGGCTGTTGATGGCAAAGAAGTGAAAGAAGGGTTGATTAAACAGATATCTACTACTGTGAAGTGGCTTGATATAATAAAAAATATTGGTGAAGGTGTTTTTGTAGAAGTTGGTCCTAAGAAGGTTTTAAAGAGAATCATAGAAGGTATTTTGCCTGAATCAAAGGTTTTCAATGTTGAAGATAATAGGTCTTTAACTGATTTTGTGGAAAACTTAAAATAGTAATGGTAAAAGAGGAGATTGCCGTAATCGTAATATTCACTCCTTCGCAATGACAAAAGGCGTTGAATAGAGGCAAAAAAAACACAAAGGGGATAAAAATGTTTAAAGACAAGGTTGTTGTTATTACAGGTGCTTTTGGAGGTATTGGAAGGTCCCTTGCTACAAAGTTTGGTGCTTTTGGAGCAAGACTGGTACTTTGGGATGTTAATATAAATAGTGAATTTGAAACTGAATTAAAAGAAAAAAAAATTGAGACGATATCTTCCAAAATAGATATAACTAATAAAAAAGAGATTGAAGAAAATCTTGAAGTGATTCTCCAAAAATGGGGAAAGGTAGATATTCTTATTAACAATGCAGGGATTACCAAAGATACCCTTGTGATTCGTATGGAAGAAGAAGATTGGGATAGTGTTTTAAACGTAAATTTGAAAGGAACCTTTTTATGTAGTAAAATAGTAGGCAAATCTATGCTTTCTAAGAGGTTTGGTAAAATAGTTAATGTTGCCTCAATTATCGGGCAGATTGGAAATATCGGACAGGCAAACTATAGTGCTTCTAAGGGTGGGATGATTTCTCTTACTAAAACCTGTGCAAGAGAGTTTGGAAGGTTTGGAGTTAATGTGAATGCAGTTGCTCCCGGCTACATAATGACACCTATGACAGAAAGGTTGCCTGAAAAAGTTAAAAACGATATGGAGGCAAGGGTTCCATTAAGAAGATTTGGTACCTCAGAAGAGGTTTCAGACTTGATAGTTTTTCTTGCTTCAGATAGTTCCGCATATATTACAGGACAGGTCTTTAGAGTGGACGGTGGGCTTGTAATGTAGTGTTGCTTTTAATAAAAACATTAAAAAAAGTAAAAACAGGAGGAATAATGGAAAGGAATGAAATAGTAGGACAAGTTAAAGAGATTGTATCAAAAGAATTGAGTGTAGGCTTAACAGAAGTTAAAGAAGAAGCATCTTTTATTGATGATCTTGGAGCAGATTCTCTTGATACAGTTGAGTTGGTAATGGCTCTTGAAGAAAAATTTAAACTGGATATCCCTGATGAAGATGCACAGAACATAAAGACAGTTAAAGATGCTGTAGACTATATAGAGAGTAAACAATGAGAAGAAGAATTGTTGTAACAGGAATGGGTCTTGTGACACCTGTTGGCAATAGTATGCCTGAATCTTGGAACTCTTTAAGGTCAGGTGTTAACGGTATAGGCATTACAAGTAAATTTGATGTTACAGCGTACACATCACAAATTTCAGGTGAAATTAAAGATTTTCAAATAGAAGGGTACAACCCAAAGGCTTTGCGTAGAATGGATGCTTTTGTGCAGTTTGCCCTAAAAGCATCAGAAGAGGCTCTTAAGGATAGTGGTTTGGATTTGAGCGAAGAAGAAAAAGAAAGGGCAGGAGTTATTATTGGAGCAGGGATAGGTGGGCTTAATATTGTTGAAGGACAACATAAAGTACTTTTAGAAGGTGGACCTTCAAGGATTTCGCCTTTTCTAATACCTATGCTTATTCCAGATATGGCTGCTGGGCAGGTTGCTTTACAGTTTGGTTTCAAAGGAATAAATTTTGCAACTGTTAGCGCATGTGCTTCGGGTGCTCATGGGCTTGCAACTGCTCTTTATATGATTAGACAGGGTTTGGCTGATGTAATTATTGCGGGAGGTACAGAATCTTGTATTACACCTCTTGGACTTGCTGGTTTCTGTTCTATGAAGGCTCTTTCAACGAGAAACGATGCTCCTGAGAAAGCTTCAAGGCCTTTTGATAAGGAAAGAGATGGTTTTGTAATTGGGGAAGGTGCTGGCATAGTTGTTCTTGAGAGTCTTGAACACGCTCTTGCAAGAAAAGCTCCAAAGATTTATGCGGAGTTTTTGGGCGCTGGAATGAGTTGCGATGCATACCATATAACTGCACCTCACCCAGAAGGAGAGGGAGCTGCTTTGTCAATGAAGTATGCTTTGGAAGACTCTCTGGTAGATGTTGAAAATGTGGACTATATCAATGCACACGGAACCTCAACAAATCTTAATGATAAGGGCGAAACTTTTGCAATAAAGAGTGTTTTTGGCAAAAGAAGCTATGATATTCCTGTCAGTTCAATAAAATCTATGATAGGGCATACCTTAGGAGCAGCAGGAGCAATTGAATTTGTTTCTACTTGCTTAACTATTAAAGAAGGGCTTATCCCTCCAACAATTAATTATGAGTTTCCTGACCCAGATTGTGATCTTTTTTATGTTCCTAACAAAGCTATGAATAAAGAAGTAGAAATTGCACTTTCTAACTCATTTGGATTTGGTGGACATAACATTAGCCTTGTACTTAAAAAATATCAGGATTAAAGTTAAAAGTAGAACTATGCTTTATTTAATTCTTTGTTAAGTTCTACATAAAATGGAATGGGTTGTCACA from bacterium includes these protein-coding regions:
- the acpP gene encoding acyl carrier protein; this encodes MERNEIVGQVKEIVSKELSVGLTEVKEEASFIDDLGADSLDTVELVMALEEKFKLDIPDEDAQNIKTVKDAVDYIESKQ
- the fabG gene encoding 3-oxoacyl-[acyl-carrier-protein] reductase, whose amino-acid sequence is MFKDKVVVITGAFGGIGRSLATKFGAFGARLVLWDVNINSEFETELKEKKIETISSKIDITNKKEIEENLEVILQKWGKVDILINNAGITKDTLVIRMEEEDWDSVLNVNLKGTFLCSKIVGKSMLSKRFGKIVNVASIIGQIGNIGQANYSASKGGMISLTKTCAREFGRFGVNVNAVAPGYIMTPMTERLPEKVKNDMEARVPLRRFGTSEEVSDLIVFLASDSSAYITGQVFRVDGGLVM
- the fabF gene encoding beta-ketoacyl-ACP synthase II, whose product is MRRRIVVTGMGLVTPVGNSMPESWNSLRSGVNGIGITSKFDVTAYTSQISGEIKDFQIEGYNPKALRRMDAFVQFALKASEEALKDSGLDLSEEEKERAGVIIGAGIGGLNIVEGQHKVLLEGGPSRISPFLIPMLIPDMAAGQVALQFGFKGINFATVSACASGAHGLATALYMIRQGLADVIIAGGTESCITPLGLAGFCSMKALSTRNDAPEKASRPFDKERDGFVIGEGAGIVVLESLEHALARKAPKIYAEFLGAGMSCDAYHITAPHPEGEGAALSMKYALEDSLVDVENVDYINAHGTSTNLNDKGETFAIKSVFGKRSYDIPVSSIKSMIGHTLGAAGAIEFVSTCLTIKEGLIPPTINYEFPDPDCDLFYVPNKAMNKEVEIALSNSFGFGGHNISLVLKKYQD
- the plsX gene encoding phosphate acyltransferase PlsX: MNTKKTIVSIDAMGGDNAPFSTIKACDLISEKDNLEILLIGNEVALSKHINKEKHPFISICNIEKCIKMDEKVNLHLLKFRDNSMCHAISMVKSGNAHYALSAGNTAAYVSYAISELGLMSKIERPIIAILLPNINGTFTVFADAGANVNSKPAHILQAAKMSALFSSNVFEVKNPRVALLNIGSESTKGDELRKTSYNLLDKDPDINFNGNIEGQELFMGKADVVITDGFTGNVVLKVTEGTTRSFKAMLLREIRKTMVGKVGGFLLKNTFTNFVKKIDYAEYGGGILLGVNGVVVVSHGRSSPRAIFSAMKLGKKVVESDLMSHLKTIGDEEQND
- a CDS encoding ketoacyl-ACP synthase III, which encodes MTNVSIIGTGSFLPEDTLNNRDMEVMVDTTDEWILTRTGIRERRICPRNMATSDLGYRASLLACEDASISPSEIDFIIVATVTPDKFFPSTACLIQSKLGIKNIPVFDLSAACTGFIYALETARNFISCKTYKTGLVVANECMSRLTDYTDRSICVLLGDGAGAAIVRASDEPGLLGSYLGADGSYEEMLHAPAGGSFLPASFDTIENHLHYMKMEGSALFKIAIQSMSESVNKILDAHNLKKDDLKIVVPHQANMRIIQGVARSLGMPAEKFFVNIEKYGNMSAACIPIALDEAGRSGFLKKGDLIVTVAFGGGLTWGANLIKWTK
- a CDS encoding ACP S-malonyltransferase encodes the protein MDKIKNLTVVFPGQASQYVGMGKEFIESVPECADIIREGEKITALPLLDKIMNGPLEELTRTLICQPAVFGVSMVCWHILKKNGFTPSAVAGHSLGEYSALVASGVLTLSEGFYIVKKRAHIMDEISGKVDGSLMAVLGMKLPDVEDVLKEFPDIEVSNHNSDSQIVVGGKKEALEKLNLYLKQKRIKGIMLNVSGPFHTSLMKKAGELISVELDKLDFKDPKIPLYLNYSGEEAVDGKEVKEGLIKQISTTVKWLDIIKNIGEGVFVEVGPKKVLKRIIEGILPESKVFNVEDNRSLTDFVENLK